The sequence TTATAATCCAGCAAGCAAACTTGTGCACCTCTCAATAGGCACGCGCAAAATAAAATTAATAACTCTAGTGAGTTTTCTGATAAAATGGCAACTTTATGATTTTGCAATTGGCTGAGATCCAATCGCGATGCCGTTTCTTCTACTGATTTTAAAAACTGAGAACCTGTTATAGAATTAAAAGTAGTGCTCTGGTCGGGTTCGTTTAACTCCAGCAGGGTAACAAAATTTTTGTTTCCGATACTGTGGCAGCTTTGTGATAAAAACTCGTTGAAGTCCATGATGCTTAATTTACACTAAATATATGATTTCGGTATACACAAAAATATTTGAAACCCCCCAAAGATTTAAACCAAAGCAATCGTTGCCCATAGTTCTAGATTTTTTGAGCGCTTTTTTAAAGCGAACGGTTGTTTCCAGTGAGATTTCCTACTCATCTAAAGGTAAACCTAGCCTGATGGATAGTTCGCTTAGCTTTAGCGTTTCTCATTCTGGCCAATTCCTGGCTGTGGCATGCTCGCAAGAGGTAAGAGTAGGTTTGGATATTCAAATTCAGATGAAAGTTAACGATAGCGTCATACAATCAACATTGACGAGAAATGAGATGTCTCAGTCACAATGGCTTCAACATGAAGTCCATTTTTTGGATGTTTGGTGCATCAAGGAAGCAGCACTTAAATGGATTGGAAATGGATTGAACATGCCTTTAACTGATCTTGAAATTTCATTTAAACCACAAATTGTTGAGGCTGGGGAATATGGTGTCTTACGGTACACAAAGTTGGATCTTTTTTCAGGAGTCACATCCTACCTTGTTTTCAATCAGGCAGTCAAATCAAGTGATATCGTTGTAAAATGATCTTGAAACTAAAACCTCATAGATAATGTCAGTTTTCAATAAACAGAATTTTTTATAGACCTACTCTACGCTTAAATAAGGCACTTTTAAAAACGTTCAACGAATATTAGAAGATAGTAAAAGTAAAGAACGCTTGAGATTAGAAACGTCCGTGAAAAAAGTTTTTCTTGCCTCGCAAATTTTAATTTGCGGCGAATGCGGCAGAAAACTTGTCGGATCTTCAGCTCACGGTAAAAACAAAGTTCATAGATACTACGTCCACGCTAGTAAGATGGGCGATACCATTAAGTGTTCTAAAATAAGATATTCGGCTGATGAAATCGAAACGGGTCTTGTGGATCGACTGACTGAGATTTTGCTTCGGGCTGGACATTTTGAAAATGTTTCAGAAAATATTAGAAAGCAAGTTTCAACCGCTCCTGAAGAGATCAAACGTCAGATTGAAGCTATCCAGGCCGACATACAAAAAACGACTATCACCATACGCCGAACCTTTAAGATTCAAGCTGAAATGGATGCCGATTCCGAAGGCATTAAACTTGTAGCTCAGGAACTTCAGGAATTAGGACGAATGCAAAGCTCGCTTGAGGCTCGGCTTCAAGATCATAAGTCGCAGGAGTCTTATAAAGATGACGTCGACAATTCTATTGTTGATCTTAAAACGCGAATTGAGCAGTTTACTCGCGGCTGGAAGAAAGCCAGCGTAATGATGCGTAAGAGTCTATTTAAAGACCTATTATTCGCCGT comes from Deltaproteobacteria bacterium and encodes:
- a CDS encoding zinc ribbon domain-containing protein — protein: MKKVFLASQILICGECGRKLVGSSAHGKNKVHRYYVHASKMGDTIKCSKIRYSADEIETGLVDRLTEILLRAGHFENVSENIRKQVSTAPEEIKRQIEAIQADIQKTTITIRRTFKIQAEMDADSEGIKLVAQELQELGRMQSSLEARLQDHKSQESYKDDVDNSIVDLKTRIEQFTRGWKKASVMMRKSLFKDLLFAVVIVPKGLQIEYRLKEGLNSEILTP
- a CDS encoding 4'-phosphopantetheinyl transferase superfamily protein, translating into MISVYTKIFETPQRFKPKQSLPIVLDFLSAFLKRTVVSSEISYSSKGKPSLMDSSLSFSVSHSGQFLAVACSQEVRVGLDIQIQMKVNDSVIQSTLTRNEMSQSQWLQHEVHFLDVWCIKEAALKWIGNGLNMPLTDLEISFKPQIVEAGEYGVLRYTKLDLFSGVTSYLVFNQAVKSSDIVVK